One segment of Mycoplasma sp. E35C DNA contains the following:
- the lgt gene encoding prolipoprotein diacylglyceryl transferase: MQDLIMQAYDHGSHATNDSFGTAFMLGSFEVRYYGVFYALGILIAILAGIFRLKYKYKVDDNVYFYYVFVGIISIVLGARIWSFVIGDSKIGETGFFDIHNGGLAVQGGVIFTMTTGLIFFYFMLRKPKYYVKKNYLVYENHNLVTKTYYKQASMWIYADAIVPTILLGQAIGRWGNFFNHEVYGLGLSDEQALAQWGFLKTLAPAVFDHMFIQGSGGTMFRVPIFLIESFFNIISFIIIVYALDFVRDLKTGGRCMLYFASTGIIRLIIETQRDNRFYFATSIVTSILFLVGGIIGFIFTQWIFPRFRNKKNYFYIWNNIRIFFAVQKRYYSNNAKNLTKAEIRKEIEPTKDIYNKNFSEMFFYADDYDLAIKKD, encoded by the coding sequence ATGCAAGACTTAATTATGCAAGCTTATGATCACGGATCGCATGCAACTAACGATTCGTTTGGAACAGCTTTTATGCTAGGAAGCTTTGAAGTAAGATATTACGGAGTTTTCTATGCACTTGGAATTTTAATTGCAATTTTAGCAGGAATTTTTCGTCTTAAATACAAATACAAAGTAGATGATAATGTTTATTTTTATTACGTATTTGTCGGGATTATTTCGATTGTTCTAGGAGCAAGAATTTGATCATTTGTTATTGGGGATTCTAAGATTGGTGAAACAGGATTCTTCGACATTCACAATGGTGGTTTAGCCGTTCAGGGTGGGGTAATCTTTACTATGACAACCGGGCTTATTTTCTTTTATTTCATGTTAAGAAAACCTAAGTATTATGTGAAGAAGAATTATCTTGTTTATGAAAATCACAACCTGGTAACTAAAACATATTACAAACAAGCCAGCATGTGAATTTATGCTGATGCAATTGTTCCAACAATCTTATTAGGTCAAGCTATTGGTCGTTGGGGTAATTTCTTTAACCACGAAGTATATGGTTTAGGACTAAGTGATGAACAAGCGCTAGCTCAATGAGGGTTCTTAAAAACACTAGCTCCTGCTGTATTTGATCACATGTTTATTCAAGGTTCTGGTGGAACAATGTTTAGAGTGCCAATCTTCTTGATTGAATCATTCTTTAACATCATCAGTTTTATTATTATTGTTTATGCTCTAGACTTTGTTAGAGATCTTAAAACTGGTGGTAGATGTATGTTGTATTTTGCTTCTACTGGAATTATTCGTTTAATCATTGAAACCCAAAGAGATAACAGATTCTATTTTGCCACATCAATTGTTACATCAATTTTATTCTTAGTTGGTGGAATTATTGGTTTTATCTTTACGCAATGAATTTTCCCAAGATTTAGAAACAAGAAAAATTATTTCTACATCTGAAACAACATCAGAATCTTCTTTGCTGTGCAAAAAAGATATTATTCAAATAATGCTAAAAACTTAACAAAAGCTGAAATCAGAAAAGAAATTGAACCAACAAAAGATATTTACAATAAGAATTTTTCTGAAATGTTCTTTTATGCTGATGATTATGATTTAGCCATTAAAAAAGATTAG
- the tmk gene encoding dTMP kinase yields MKNKGVFIVIEGVDGSGKSSFLKRMMQEHPLINNQEVVYSREPGGCDASEPIRELIMKLSDTDPLTEALLFTASRNEHIKKKILPALDADKIVICDRFVTSSWIYQGEVKGAGFDVVKKINEYATNGLEPDLTLLFDVKPEIAAARINQRDTMNHLDVYTQKRVDKVRDLYLKIFKDNNKAKIIDASKDVDSVYNEVIAIITSFVKNHGLN; encoded by the coding sequence ATGAAAAACAAAGGGGTTTTTATTGTTATTGAAGGCGTTGATGGTTCTGGTAAAAGTTCGTTTTTAAAACGAATGATGCAAGAACATCCTTTAATCAATAATCAAGAAGTAGTTTATTCTCGAGAACCAGGTGGCTGTGATGCTTCTGAACCAATCAGAGAATTAATTATGAAACTATCTGACACAGACCCTTTGACCGAAGCATTATTATTTACAGCTTCACGTAATGAACATATTAAAAAGAAGATTTTACCAGCACTAGATGCTGATAAAATTGTTATTTGTGATCGCTTTGTTACTTCTTCTTGAATTTATCAAGGTGAAGTTAAGGGTGCAGGCTTTGATGTTGTTAAAAAAATTAATGAATATGCAACTAACGGTCTAGAACCAGATTTAACATTATTATTTGATGTTAAACCAGAAATTGCAGCAGCACGCATCAACCAACGTGATACTATGAATCATTTAGATGTTTATACCCAAAAGCGTGTTGATAAAGTAAGAGATTTATATTTAAAGATTTTCAAAGATAACAACAAAGCTAAAATAATTGATGCGTCAAAAGATGTTGATAGTGTATATAATGAAGTTATAGCAATCATAACCTCATTTGTTAAAAATCATGGACTTAACTAA
- a CDS encoding DNA polymerase III subunit delta', giving the protein MDLTNKYTPVLLFENKGCYLQKYLEQYLINIVCEQSKKPCKKCKWCQKIINNGYYDLIHVNPTNNVIKKQSIIDIQNKFTNTALETRGLKFYIIHQIEKANKESLNSLLKFLEEPKDNTIGILTTRKPYGVLETISSRCVKQSTGIYEDKVSFKEKYKPTELKIIKMMFYSYDDFLNYEEENDVKSLLTLINLLDLKTKKFDHIMSIKNIFEKLSYYEISLVLNYLIFTADFKKKQKLLPILDNLNLNLSKNAILINILD; this is encoded by the coding sequence ATGGACTTAACTAATAAATATACACCAGTATTGTTGTTCGAAAATAAAGGTTGTTATTTACAAAAATATTTAGAACAATATTTAATTAATATTGTTTGTGAACAATCAAAAAAACCGTGTAAAAAGTGTAAATGATGCCAAAAAATCATTAACAATGGTTATTATGATTTAATACATGTTAATCCAACAAATAATGTAATTAAAAAACAAAGCATCATAGATATTCAAAATAAATTTACCAACACTGCTCTTGAAACTAGAGGCTTAAAGTTTTATATCATTCATCAGATTGAAAAAGCCAATAAAGAATCGTTAAACTCTTTATTAAAGTTCTTAGAAGAACCAAAAGACAATACGATTGGTATTCTAACCACAAGAAAACCTTATGGTGTTCTTGAAACCATTAGTAGTCGTTGTGTTAAACAATCAACAGGTATTTATGAAGACAAGGTTAGTTTTAAAGAAAAATACAAACCAACTGAATTAAAAATCATTAAAATGATGTTTTATAGTTATGATGATTTTTTAAATTATGAAGAAGAAAACGATGTTAAATCTTTATTAACTTTAATTAATTTATTAGATCTTAAAACTAAGAAATTTGATCATATTATGTCAATTAAAAATATCTTTGAAAAATTGTCATATTATGAAATTAGTTTGGTATTAAATTATCTTATTTTTACCGCAGATTTTAAGAAAAAACAAAAATTATTACCTATTTTAGATAACTTAAATCTTAACCTATCTAAGAACGCAATTTTAATAAATATTTTAGATTAA
- a CDS encoding TatD family hydrolase, producing the protein MKYKQYDTHCHVNTYELIDRSDELLKAFDQENIYVNTVGTTLKDSIDAARIAKAHNNCSACIAVHPNDVKDHDLNEVKVEFEKLLSDPDNKIVAIGECGLDFYYTDEYKDLQLKFLEMHLELANKYKVPLMLHIREAYQEAVDFLSTHEIKVPVIFHCFTQGIDVFNLIDSLSSKIDLYYSIPGVVTFKNAANLQAVVPKIKDHQLLVETDAPYLTPHPFRGKENNSLYLKYTIAKIAELKNVSVQEIETLTFNNAYNLFKPKIR; encoded by the coding sequence ATGAAATACAAACAATACGATACTCACTGCCATGTTAATACTTACGAATTAATTGATAGATCAGACGAACTATTAAAAGCTTTTGATCAAGAAAATATTTATGTGAATACGGTTGGCACAACCTTAAAAGACAGTATTGATGCAGCAAGAATTGCCAAAGCACACAACAATTGTTCTGCATGTATTGCAGTCCATCCTAATGATGTTAAAGATCACGATTTAAATGAAGTAAAAGTTGAGTTTGAAAAACTATTATCTGATCCAGATAATAAAATTGTTGCTATTGGTGAATGCGGTTTAGATTTCTATTACACAGATGAATACAAAGACTTACAACTAAAATTCTTAGAAATGCATTTAGAATTGGCCAACAAATACAAAGTGCCATTAATGTTACATATTAGAGAAGCATACCAAGAAGCTGTTGATTTTTTAAGCACTCACGAAATTAAAGTTCCAGTAATCTTTCATTGTTTTACCCAAGGAATTGATGTCTTTAATTTAATTGATAGTTTAAGTTCTAAGATTGATCTTTATTATTCAATCCCTGGTGTAGTTACGTTTAAAAATGCAGCCAATCTTCAAGCAGTTGTTCCCAAAATCAAAGATCACCAATTACTAGTTGAAACTGATGCACCATATCTTACACCCCACCCATTCCGTGGTAAAGAAAATAATTCGTTGTATTTAAAATACACGATTGCTAAAATTGCTGAATTAAAAAATGTAAGTGTTCAAGAGATTGAAACACTTACATTCAATAATGCTTATAATTTGTTTAAACCTAAAATTCGTTAG
- the mnmE gene encoding tRNA uridine-5-carboxymethylaminomethyl(34) synthesis GTPase MnmE, with amino-acid sequence MKKHETIYALATAPYNSAIHVIRISGPDTFDVINKISDKEIIKEGYKIQHANIVDNGQIIDNVLLMKFVAPRSFTGEDSIEINCHGGILVVNKIMELLNKNGLNLANRGEFSKRSYLNKKIDLNQATAIHDLIFSKNNLSHSASINALDGKLSKQIKEIQQELFQLIGLVEIAIDYPEYEDEQNRLVEQFKTLTNTRDKLQRIINKSLGLKKITEGINVAIVGEPNAGKSSLLNAFLNEQKAIVTNIPGTTRDIVEGQIILNENLIINLIDTAGIRESNDVIEQIGITKSYQMVDKSDFVIYIVDLNKHEQYYKSDIYKYLIKNKKDFVLVGNKVDQFDPTENTGDIKLKISAKNNEINDLIKYLEKKYLSIFNDENKQDSLFQQEWQINLLKTSLHNINLILQDPNQYHDIVIQHLNEANNALLKVLSEYEDYNLIDEIFKNFCLGK; translated from the coding sequence ATGAAAAAACACGAAACAATTTATGCTCTTGCAACAGCTCCATATAACAGTGCAATTCATGTAATCCGAATATCAGGACCTGATACTTTTGATGTCATTAATAAGATTAGTGACAAAGAAATTATTAAAGAAGGATATAAGATCCAACACGCTAATATTGTTGACAATGGACAGATTATTGATAATGTTTTATTAATGAAGTTTGTTGCTCCTAGAAGTTTTACAGGTGAGGATTCGATTGAGATTAACTGTCACGGTGGAATTTTAGTTGTTAATAAGATCATGGAATTGCTAAATAAAAATGGACTTAATTTAGCCAACCGTGGTGAGTTTTCTAAACGCAGTTATCTAAATAAGAAAATTGATTTAAACCAAGCAACAGCAATTCATGATTTAATTTTTTCTAAAAACAACCTAAGCCATTCTGCTAGTATTAACGCACTAGATGGTAAATTATCAAAACAAATTAAAGAGATCCAACAAGAATTATTCCAACTAATTGGATTAGTTGAAATTGCCATTGACTATCCAGAATACGAAGATGAACAAAATCGATTAGTTGAACAATTTAAAACATTAACTAACACTAGAGATAAACTACAAAGAATTATTAACAAATCATTAGGTTTAAAAAAGATCACCGAAGGAATTAATGTTGCAATCGTTGGAGAACCTAATGCTGGTAAATCATCTTTACTTAATGCTTTTTTAAACGAACAAAAAGCAATCGTAACCAACATCCCAGGAACAACTCGTGATATTGTTGAAGGTCAAATTATTCTTAATGAAAATTTAATCATTAATTTAATTGATACAGCTGGTATTCGTGAAAGTAACGATGTAATTGAACAAATTGGGATAACTAAAAGTTATCAAATGGTTGATAAATCTGATTTTGTTATATATATTGTTGATTTAAACAAACACGAACAATATTACAAATCAGATATTTATAAATATTTAATTAAAAACAAAAAAGACTTTGTTTTAGTTGGTAATAAAGTGGATCAATTTGATCCAACTGAAAACACAGGTGATATTAAACTTAAAATTAGTGCTAAAAATAATGAAATTAACGATTTAATTAAATATTTAGAGAAAAAATATTTATCAATCTTTAATGATGAAAATAAACAAGATAGTTTATTCCAACAAGAATGACAGATTAATTTATTAAAAACCTCACTTCACAATATTAATTTAATATTACAAGATCCAAACCAATATCATGACATCGTAATCCAACACTTAAATGAAGCAAATAATGCTTTATTAAAAGTATTATCAGAATACGAAGACTATAATTTAATTGATGAAATATTTAAAAATTTCTGTTTAGGTAAATAA
- a CDS encoding bifunctional methylenetetrahydrofolate dehydrogenase/methenyltetrahydrofolate cyclohydrolase: protein MFIRLDGSELSKKLKIKLKEKITNNEIKLLIIVSDPSPASQIYVRNKIKFCESLNIKAEVYDLSDIDDTNNFIIKMHEKINSYNPSGVLVQLPIKPVLDTKKIIDAIPIELDVDGFLYHRYSAEQKQKVLPCVLNAVLELMREYHISFDNKKILLIGNGITSNQPIIDYLNDHNIAFDLVTKQNQEELINKTKEADIVISAVGKARFLSQYEFKKGFIFFDIGIDKIFDQDQNKEIVCGDFDFDQASKIASYGTPTPGGIGPLTIYSLTKNLVNLFLMFHNK from the coding sequence ATGTTTATTAGATTAGATGGAAGTGAATTATCAAAAAAATTAAAAATAAAACTAAAAGAAAAGATCACTAACAATGAAATTAAATTATTAATTATTGTTAGTGATCCATCACCAGCTTCACAAATTTATGTAAGAAACAAAATTAAGTTTTGTGAATCCTTAAACATAAAAGCTGAAGTATATGATTTAAGTGATATTGATGATACGAATAATTTCATCATCAAGATGCATGAAAAGATTAATTCTTACAATCCATCTGGAGTATTAGTTCAATTACCAATCAAACCAGTATTAGATACTAAAAAAATTATTGATGCAATTCCAATTGAATTAGATGTTGATGGATTCTTGTATCATAGATATAGTGCTGAACAAAAACAAAAAGTTTTACCATGCGTATTAAATGCTGTGTTGGAACTAATGCGTGAATATCACATTAGTTTTGATAATAAAAAAATCTTATTGATTGGTAACGGCATTACATCAAACCAACCAATTATTGATTATTTAAATGATCATAATATTGCTTTTGATTTAGTTACTAAACAAAACCAAGAAGAGTTAATTAACAAAACCAAAGAAGCAGATATTGTTATATCAGCTGTTGGTAAAGCCAGATTTTTATCACAGTATGAGTTCAAAAAAGGTTTCATCTTTTTTGACATCGGAATTGATAAGATTTTTGATCAAGATCAAAACAAAGAAATTGTTTGTGGTGATTTTGATTTTGATCAAGCTAGTAAAATTGCTTCATACGGAACACCAACTCCTGGAGGAATTGGACCACTTACTATTTATTCTTTAACTAAAAACCTAGTTAATTTATTTTTAATGTTCCATAACAAATAA
- the hprK gene encoding HPr(Ser) kinase/phosphatase, whose amino-acid sequence MSFTVKKLYEQFEVLVKLVDGEKNLGNKITKPGLSRATFELVNIIDSDHINNVVVFGNREYQYLTSLSVDERRKRITSIFDLKPPMILLTKSFLDHDILSECNVMHQIPIFTSDMFSTEISISVGLFISEQLARFKTYHGVLVEIYGEGVLITGESGIGKSEVAMEMVRKNCLFIADDAVDIARIGDHLIGRPTAVNKHFIEVRGIGILNVTKMYGIEKIKPSTNISVIIDLININNSENYNFERIGQKTHYKVIENLKIPYYVLPISSGRKISELIESAVIDLKLKRDWQYNSGEDFVARFDEIMKEKNK is encoded by the coding sequence TTGAGTTTCACAGTCAAAAAATTATACGAACAATTCGAAGTCTTAGTTAAACTTGTTGATGGTGAAAAAAACCTAGGTAATAAGATTACCAAGCCAGGTTTATCAAGAGCTACATTCGAATTAGTTAACATTATTGATTCAGATCATATTAATAATGTTGTCGTGTTTGGTAATCGTGAATACCAGTATTTAACTTCTTTATCAGTTGATGAGAGAAGAAAACGCATTACCAGTATCTTTGATCTAAAACCACCAATGATTTTATTAACCAAATCATTCTTAGATCATGACATTTTATCTGAATGTAATGTGATGCACCAAATTCCGATTTTTACATCAGATATGTTTTCAACTGAAATTTCGATTTCAGTTGGTTTGTTTATATCTGAACAATTAGCACGGTTTAAAACATACCATGGTGTGTTGGTAGAAATCTATGGTGAAGGGGTGCTGATTACAGGTGAATCGGGGATTGGAAAATCCGAAGTAGCCATGGAAATGGTGCGTAAGAATTGTTTGTTTATTGCAGACGATGCTGTGGATATTGCACGGATTGGTGATCATTTAATTGGACGCCCAACGGCTGTTAATAAACATTTTATTGAAGTTAGAGGGATCGGGATTTTAAATGTAACCAAAATGTATGGGATTGAAAAAATCAAACCATCAACGAATATTTCGGTTATTATTGATTTAATTAATATTAATAATAGTGAAAACTATAATTTCGAACGCATCGGTCAAAAAACCCATTATAAGGTTATTGAGAACTTAAAGATTCCTTATTATGTATTACCCATCAGTTCAGGTCGAAAAATATCTGAATTAATTGAAAGTGCTGTGATTGATTTAAAGCTAAAACGAGATTGACAATATAATTCTGGTGAAGATTTCGTGGCAAGATTTGATGAAATAATGAAAGAAAAGAATAAATAA